One genomic segment of Clostridium estertheticum subsp. estertheticum includes these proteins:
- a CDS encoding rhomboid family intramembrane serine protease — MLEKNIKIIINGMIAQQGYLLEDITSKNNKSRLWTVSKNISGFDYRIIFTTPRSLNQLTQYDIPADKNNIYILLSEGELSNDESGKIAESNNLLQQPLIKVNISEKKVNYSQNVKLEVVNDLVSVMNSNNLRSRAGKVNLQDKPWITIIIIAINVIMYGITAYLSYMANGSILNSDTNVLVLLGAKVNDLINQGQYYRLVTCMFLHGGIVHVAVNMYSLYAIGPMVESVYGKAKYLVIYFISGICASILSYIFSTSVSIGASGAIFGLLGAVLIFAITSKEKTGSAFIKNILSVILINIFIGATMPGIDNFAHVGGLIGGMLVAFLMNFGTKE; from the coding sequence ATGTTAGAAAAAAATATAAAGATCATTATAAATGGTATGATAGCGCAGCAAGGATATTTATTAGAAGATATAACAAGTAAAAATAATAAATCAAGGCTATGGACTGTGAGTAAGAATATAAGCGGTTTTGATTACCGAATAATATTTACGACTCCTAGAAGCTTAAATCAATTAACGCAATATGATATTCCAGCAGATAAAAACAATATATATATATTGTTGTCTGAGGGTGAATTAAGTAACGATGAATCTGGTAAAATCGCTGAATCAAATAATTTATTACAACAACCATTAATAAAGGTTAATATATCAGAAAAAAAAGTGAATTATTCTCAAAATGTAAAATTAGAGGTAGTGAATGACTTAGTTTCAGTTATGAATAGTAACAATTTACGCAGTAGGGCAGGGAAAGTAAATCTACAAGACAAACCCTGGATAACTATAATAATTATAGCTATAAACGTTATAATGTATGGTATTACTGCATACCTGAGTTATATGGCAAATGGTAGCATTTTAAATAGTGATACTAATGTTCTAGTTTTACTTGGTGCAAAGGTTAATGATTTAATAAATCAAGGGCAGTATTATAGGCTTGTTACTTGTATGTTTTTACATGGTGGGATTGTACATGTAGCGGTTAATATGTATTCCCTTTACGCTATAGGGCCTATGGTTGAAAGTGTTTATGGAAAAGCAAAATATCTTGTTATTTATTTTATTTCTGGAATATGTGCATCTATACTTAGTTATATATTTTCAACAAGTGTTTCAATTGGTGCTTCCGGTGCAATCTTTGGATTACTGGGAGCAGTGCTTATATTTGCAATCACATCTAAAGAAAAGACTGGAAGTGCTTTTATAAAAAATATTTTATCCGTTATACTTATAAATATATTTATAGGAGCTACGATGCCGGGTATTGATAATTTTGCTCATGTAGGTGGACTTATTGGAGGAATGCTTGTAGCATTTCTTATGAATTTTGGAACTAAAGAGTAA
- a CDS encoding Fur family transcriptional regulator — translation MNVISYLKDNNIRVTKARKSILEIILESSDAINVNVIYDLLKKEDIKIDLSTVYRTLDLLESKKIVNKFDLGNNMYNYIINNNSHKHIIECDLCHKKMVIDCPIPQIEEQIKAKTGITLTESHVYLKGICKDCKK, via the coding sequence ATGAACGTAATTTCATACTTAAAAGATAATAATATTAGGGTTACTAAAGCAAGAAAAAGTATACTTGAAATTATACTCGAAAGCTCAGATGCAATAAACGTAAATGTTATATATGATTTACTTAAAAAAGAAGACATTAAAATAGATTTATCAACGGTTTATAGAACCTTAGATTTGCTAGAAAGTAAAAAAATTGTTAATAAATTTGATTTGGGAAACAATATGTATAACTATATTATAAATAATAATTCACACAAACATATAATTGAATGTGATTTATGTCATAAGAAAATGGTTATAGATTGCCCTATACCTCAAATAGAGGAGCAAATAAAGGCTAAGACAGGAATAACACTTACAGAAAGTCATGTTTATTTAAAAGGCATTTGTAAGGACTGCAAAAAATAA
- a CDS encoding HD-GYP domain-containing protein has product MRLEFINRVKVNEILGKNIVTNDGSILLRSGVKLNKKYIVKLKKLGVFYVYVEDSRLDDVSIEDERLGSLKELTMKNMSTIMKNVTEGDTKGTKNSLSVVEDLVNYIIEMGDVNKSLYDIQTFDNYTYLHSIDTGIMAIFLGITMNLTQDELKELSIGAILHDIGKTKIDKNIITKPGKLTREEFEEIKNHPIYGKEILEQNFSMTNRVLKAVEHHHERVDGNGYPYGLTKNQISKYAKIIGICDVYDSVSNDRCYRKKFNPSDAYELILAGAGNAFDEEVVKDFKKTFSVFPLGVCLKLSNGVEGYVIKQNKNFPDRPILRVLYESETRLPIKFYEIDLLKHHNVIVESIM; this is encoded by the coding sequence ATGAGACTTGAGTTTATTAATAGGGTAAAGGTAAATGAAATATTAGGCAAAAACATAGTAACCAATGATGGAAGTATTCTTTTAAGATCTGGGGTTAAATTGAACAAAAAATATATTGTTAAACTTAAAAAGTTAGGCGTTTTTTATGTTTATGTAGAAGATTCAAGGCTAGATGATGTATCTATAGAAGATGAGAGACTAGGTAGTTTAAAAGAATTAACTATGAAAAATATGTCTACCATAATGAAAAATGTAACTGAAGGGGATACAAAAGGAACTAAAAATTCATTATCTGTTGTGGAAGATTTAGTTAATTATATTATTGAGATGGGTGATGTTAATAAAAGTTTGTATGATATTCAAACCTTTGATAACTATACCTATCTTCACTCTATAGATACTGGAATTATGGCGATTTTTCTTGGTATTACAATGAATCTTACGCAAGATGAATTAAAAGAGTTAAGCATTGGGGCAATTCTTCATGATATTGGTAAGACTAAAATAGACAAAAATATTATAACGAAACCTGGCAAACTAACAAGGGAAGAGTTTGAAGAAATAAAAAATCATCCTATATACGGAAAAGAAATCTTGGAACAGAATTTTAGTATGACAAATAGGGTTTTAAAAGCAGTGGAACACCACCATGAGAGAGTTGATGGTAATGGATATCCTTATGGACTTACTAAAAATCAAATTTCTAAATATGCAAAGATAATTGGTATTTGTGACGTTTATGATTCTGTAAGTAATGATAGATGTTATAGAAAAAAATTCAATCCTAGTGATGCTTATGAGTTAATACTCGCAGGTGCTGGAAATGCTTTTGATGAGGAAGTAGTAAAAGATTTCAAAAAAACTTTTTCAGTGTTTCCATTAGGAGTTTGTTTAAAGTTATCAAATGGTGTTGAAGGATATGTAATTAAGCAAAATAAAAATTTCCCTGATAGGCCGATATTAAGGGTACTATATGAGAGTGAAACACGGCTGCCTATTAAATTTTATGAAATAGATTTGCTTAAGCATCATAATGTTATTGTAGAATCAATAATGTAA
- a CDS encoding helix-turn-helix domain-containing protein gives MEILSMGEKIKRKRKELNMTLKDLAGSRITPGQISLVESGKSNPSMDLLEYLANALNTTVEYLMESEETQAEKICLFYQNIAEAQILNSDLLQAEQNIDKSIYYCEKYKLEYQGARNLSLRGDIYMEHQDIASAQQIFLSANIIFIKNNSYEEIIETLLKLGKITLKMMGYQSASSYFKQAEKVFIDNQMGNDFLLGEIYYYIGYTYFKLENIENAIKYSYLAKEKFNQIDSKNEYANSLLLLADGYNKKGDIKNAIKYSKVTLKVFKEINNLTYVSEIENNLGRLFYEFENMEESFIHLNKAKEIRQNTKDLKLIDTLVNICENYIKLKSVSKAKEALSHILDYIENGNNKALFRYYLLKYRVDLLEDNKNEAENTLLQALMFVKEQDKLKEAAEVSIMIGKFYVDGGRSIEAAKYLNEGVELFKRLGVIK, from the coding sequence ATGGAAATATTATCTATGGGAGAAAAGATAAAGAGGAAAAGAAAAGAACTTAACATGACATTAAAAGACCTTGCGGGTAGTAGAATAACTCCAGGTCAAATTAGTTTAGTAGAATCCGGTAAATCCAATCCAAGTATGGATTTATTAGAATATTTGGCAAATGCTTTAAATACAACTGTTGAATATCTAATGGAATCGGAGGAAACTCAAGCTGAAAAAATATGCTTGTTCTATCAAAATATTGCTGAAGCTCAAATTCTAAATAGTGATTTATTGCAGGCGGAGCAAAACATTGATAAATCTATATATTACTGTGAAAAATATAAACTAGAATATCAAGGAGCTAGGAATTTATCTTTAAGAGGCGATATATATATGGAGCACCAAGACATTGCGTCAGCTCAACAGATTTTTCTTTCTGCAAATATAATCTTTATTAAAAATAATTCTTATGAAGAAATAATTGAAACTTTATTAAAACTGGGAAAAATAACCCTTAAGATGATGGGATATCAGTCAGCCTCTAGTTATTTTAAGCAAGCTGAAAAAGTTTTTATAGACAATCAAATGGGAAATGATTTTTTACTCGGTGAAATATACTATTATATAGGTTATACTTATTTTAAATTAGAAAACATTGAAAATGCTATAAAATATTCGTATTTAGCTAAGGAAAAATTCAATCAAATTGATAGTAAAAATGAGTATGCTAATTCACTCCTATTATTGGCGGATGGATATAATAAAAAAGGTGATATTAAAAATGCTATAAAATACTCTAAGGTTACTTTGAAAGTGTTTAAAGAAATTAATAATTTGACTTATGTATCGGAGATAGAAAATAATTTAGGAAGATTATTTTATGAATTTGAAAATATGGAAGAATCATTTATACACTTAAATAAGGCTAAGGAGATTAGGCAAAATACAAAGGACTTAAAATTAATAGATACTTTAGTTAATATTTGTGAAAATTATATTAAGCTTAAGTCTGTAAGTAAAGCTAAAGAAGCATTAAGCCATATACTAGATTATATAGAAAATGGTAATAATAAAGCATTATTTCGGTATTATTTATTAAAATATAGAGTCGATTTATTAGAAGACAATAAGAATGAAGCGGAAAACACATTACTTCAAGCACTAATGTTTGTAAAAGAGCAAGATAAACTAAAGGAAGCGGCTGAAGTATCTATAATGATTGGGAAGTTCTATGTAGATGGTGGCAGAAGTATCGAGGCGGCTAA
- a CDS encoding aminoacyl-histidine dipeptidase: MLEKLKNLNSFKAFKYFKEMNQVPRGSGNEKGVSDFLVNFAKEHNLKVTQDASLNIIIKKPGTLGYENAPKIIIQGHMDMVCEKELHSKHDFLKDPIEFIVEGDNLHANGTTLGADDGIAVAMSLAVLDSTDIPHPPIELLVTTGEEVGMVGAEALDPNDLEGRILINIDSEEEGKLLVSCAGGVRERIKLPIVWEKSDKNFVNCLIKLRDLKGGHSGMEIDKERGNANKIMGRFLVDLKSAIDFKISSISGGAKNNAIPRSADAVILFREDDKVIVNQKLALWNSIFKNELNTIDPDVNLSIEILDNNSRKIFSEETATKALQVLFLIPNGVKSMSQDIKGLVQSSTNIGVLTTQDDYLVFDSAIRSSVASLKKLICDETIVLAEMVGATIEFESDYPEWQYDANSKIKTVFENVYNDLFGKKPEIAAIHAGLECGLFSKKFEGNIDQISFGPNMYDVHTSKEHLSISSTDRMWNYLLAVLKEIK; this comes from the coding sequence ATGTTAGAAAAATTAAAAAATTTAAATTCATTTAAAGCATTTAAATATTTCAAAGAGATGAACCAGGTTCCAAGAGGTTCTGGAAATGAGAAGGGTGTAAGTGACTTTCTAGTAAACTTTGCAAAAGAACATAATTTGAAAGTTACTCAGGATGCTTCATTAAATATAATAATTAAGAAACCTGGAACTCTGGGATATGAAAATGCGCCAAAGATAATAATTCAAGGTCATATGGATATGGTCTGTGAAAAAGAGCTTCATTCAAAACATGACTTTTTAAAGGATCCTATTGAGTTTATTGTAGAAGGAGACAATTTACACGCGAATGGTACTACACTTGGAGCTGACGACGGTATTGCTGTAGCAATGAGCCTTGCAGTGCTAGATTCTACAGATATTCCTCATCCACCAATCGAGTTATTAGTAACTACCGGTGAAGAGGTAGGGATGGTTGGAGCAGAAGCTCTAGATCCTAATGATTTAGAGGGAAGAATATTAATTAATATAGATTCGGAAGAAGAAGGAAAACTATTAGTAAGTTGCGCTGGTGGAGTAAGGGAAAGAATAAAATTACCTATAGTTTGGGAAAAATCAGATAAAAACTTTGTAAATTGTCTTATAAAACTAAGGGATTTAAAGGGCGGTCACTCTGGAATGGAAATAGATAAAGAAAGAGGTAACGCTAACAAAATCATGGGACGTTTTTTAGTGGATTTAAAATCAGCTATAGATTTTAAAATAAGTTCTATAAGTGGAGGAGCTAAAAATAACGCAATTCCTCGTAGTGCTGATGCTGTTATATTATTTAGAGAAGATGATAAAGTAATAGTTAATCAGAAATTAGCTTTGTGGAATTCTATATTTAAAAATGAATTAAATACTATTGATCCAGATGTGAATTTATCTATTGAAATATTAGATAATAATTCACGTAAAATATTTTCCGAGGAGACTGCTACAAAAGCACTCCAAGTACTTTTCTTAATTCCGAATGGAGTTAAAAGCATGAGCCAGGATATTAAAGGTTTAGTACAAAGCTCAACAAATATAGGAGTTCTTACAACCCAGGATGATTATTTAGTATTTGACTCTGCAATAAGAAGCTCGGTTGCATCTTTAAAGAAATTAATATGTGATGAAACTATAGTGCTTGCGGAAATGGTTGGAGCAACCATTGAATTTGAATCTGATTATCCAGAGTGGCAATATGATGCTAACTCCAAAATAAAAACAGTATTTGAAAATGTATATAATGATTTATTTGGCAAGAAACCTGAAATAGCAGCTATACATGCAGGTCTTGAGTGTGGTTTATTTAGTAAAAAATTTGAGGGTAATATTGATCAAATATCTTTTGGACCTAATATGTATGATGTGCACACATCAAAAGAACACCTAAGTATCTCATCAACAGATAGAATGTGGAATTACTTATTAGCAGTATTAAAAGAAATAAAATAA
- a CDS encoding viroplasmin family protein, with amino-acid sequence MGEKVYAIKEGFNSNTNEKIENIIVGTWAECLKYVKGVKGAKYKSFEDKNEAEKFLNGAPIILDKIDNNYPKDILHIYVDGSYNSQTMEYSYGMVAVRDDVVLHIDSGKGNSDSTKNIRQIAGELEGAVKGCQYAQSMGEKKVVIFHDYIGICYHATGFWDRKEESSKQYYRKMQEIMKSGIEVIFVKVDSHTGDLFNELVDEKCKERLGIKSDKVVEKWLACNIINVASKAIKDEIRLIAPKGEANIIVKEPNTIKDSNIELKCNEKQNKTYSFSEIVHEYTINKGEIDSLLLNLSSDEKTNFIIYLLKTNDIK; translated from the coding sequence ATGGGTGAAAAAGTTTATGCTATAAAGGAAGGATTTAATTCTAATACTAATGAAAAAATAGAGAATATAATAGTTGGTACTTGGGCAGAGTGCTTAAAATATGTAAAAGGAGTAAAAGGTGCTAAATATAAGAGCTTTGAGGATAAAAATGAAGCTGAAAAGTTTTTAAATGGTGCCCCTATTATTTTAGATAAGATAGATAATAATTATCCAAAAGATATCCTTCATATTTATGTGGATGGAAGTTATAATTCACAAACTATGGAGTATTCTTATGGAATGGTAGCAGTTCGGGATGATGTAGTTCTTCATATAGATAGTGGCAAAGGGAATAGTGATTCTACTAAAAATATAAGACAAATTGCAGGGGAATTAGAAGGTGCAGTAAAAGGATGTCAGTATGCGCAAAGCATGGGAGAAAAAAAAGTAGTAATATTTCATGATTATATAGGGATTTGTTATCATGCTACGGGGTTCTGGGATAGGAAAGAGGAATCATCAAAGCAGTATTATAGGAAAATGCAAGAAATTATGAAGAGTGGAATAGAGGTTATATTTGTTAAAGTAGATAGTCATACAGGAGATTTGTTTAATGAACTTGTTGACGAGAAATGTAAGGAGCGCCTAGGAATAAAATCAGATAAAGTTGTGGAAAAGTGGCTAGCATGTAACATTATAAATGTAGCAAGCAAGGCGATAAAGGACGAAATTCGCTTAATAGCGCCAAAGGGAGAGGCTAATATAATTGTTAAAGAGCCTAATACTATTAAGGATTCTAATATTGAACTAAAATGTAATGAAAAGCAAAATAAAACATATTCATTTAGTGAAATTGTTCATGAGTATACGATTAATAAAGGAGAAATAGATAGTTTACTTTTGAATCTAAGTAGTGATGAAAAAACAAACTTTATTATTTATCTATTGAAAACGAATGATATAAAGTAA
- a CDS encoding ATP-dependent metallopeptidase FtsH/Yme1/Tma family protein, producing the protein MNKIKNKYIFLPIITAVLSLVFLIFVSNTFKVSSNKLYTNFLKDVSLNTISTVYVTPSPKIQVKLKDGTIYETDNPRTNNFKEGLLKDGVNVSEQALTSPLEVASISGFVISLIVLGCMCFKPAKRKTKGMFSASNLDVTAVSDIGFNFENVAGNEEAKDSVQDVVDFLKNPQKYSAYGARMPRGVILYGDPGTGKTLLAKAVAGEANVPFYAVSGSDFVQIYVGVGAGRIRSLFKKARSHGRAVIFIDEIDAIGKKRDNGTGGGSDEKDQTLNALLTEMSGFNETEGIIIIAATNRLDMLDEALLRPGRFDRHIEVTLPDVSARQKILKLHLKNKPIKDIDYSEWAHKTSYFSGAKLENLANEAAIIACKDNSTFIENEHLDKAYSIMLAGYEKVDRDYIKDDDRKITAFHEAGHALISLKMLPKDKVSKVTIIPTTKGAGGYTLSIPEDKLYQNKDYMKKKIMVLLGGRAAEEIIFGRDHVTTGAYSDLQRSTQLITNMITEYGMGESLGLLTMAKLKESGFTNQEEVFSECKDLISQLYEEVINILTNEKESLKSITNLLIKKETINHEDLISIIGNTNKISETTAIENTIAI; encoded by the coding sequence ATGAATAAAATAAAAAATAAATATATTTTTCTTCCTATTATCACTGCAGTTTTATCATTAGTATTCCTTATTTTTGTAAGCAATACCTTTAAAGTATCTTCAAATAAACTATATACAAATTTTCTTAAAGATGTTTCATTAAATACTATTTCCACCGTTTATGTAACCCCCTCTCCTAAAATTCAAGTTAAACTTAAAGATGGAACTATTTACGAAACTGATAATCCAAGAACTAACAACTTCAAAGAAGGTCTATTAAAGGATGGTGTAAATGTTTCTGAGCAAGCTTTAACTAGTCCACTAGAAGTTGCATCAATATCAGGTTTTGTAATTTCTCTTATAGTACTTGGATGTATGTGCTTTAAACCTGCAAAGAGAAAAACAAAAGGAATGTTCTCGGCTAGCAACCTTGATGTTACAGCCGTTTCGGATATCGGTTTTAACTTTGAAAATGTAGCCGGTAATGAAGAAGCTAAAGATAGTGTACAAGATGTAGTTGATTTTCTTAAAAACCCCCAGAAGTATTCTGCTTATGGGGCTAGAATGCCAAGAGGTGTAATTTTATATGGAGATCCAGGTACAGGTAAAACACTTCTTGCAAAAGCAGTAGCTGGCGAGGCAAATGTACCTTTCTACGCAGTTTCTGGTTCTGATTTTGTTCAGATATATGTAGGGGTTGGAGCTGGAAGGATCAGAAGCTTATTTAAAAAAGCAAGAAGTCATGGAAGAGCAGTTATCTTTATTGATGAGATTGATGCCATTGGCAAAAAAAGGGATAATGGAACTGGTGGAGGTTCTGACGAGAAAGATCAGACACTTAACGCTCTACTAACCGAGATGTCTGGTTTTAATGAGACAGAGGGCATAATTATAATTGCAGCAACTAACAGGCTTGATATGCTTGACGAAGCACTGCTTCGTCCAGGTCGTTTTGATAGACATATTGAAGTAACTCTTCCTGATGTATCTGCAAGACAGAAAATTTTAAAACTTCATCTTAAAAACAAACCTATTAAGGATATAGACTACAGCGAATGGGCACATAAAACTTCATACTTTTCAGGTGCAAAGCTAGAAAATTTAGCTAATGAAGCAGCCATCATCGCTTGTAAAGACAATTCTACATTTATTGAAAATGAGCATTTAGATAAAGCTTATTCAATAATGCTAGCAGGTTATGAAAAAGTTGATAGAGATTATATTAAAGATGATGATAGAAAAATAACTGCATTTCATGAAGCTGGACATGCTTTAATTTCACTTAAAATGTTACCAAAAGACAAGGTATCTAAAGTAACTATAATTCCAACTACCAAAGGTGCTGGCGGTTATACTTTAAGTATTCCCGAAGATAAACTATATCAAAACAAAGATTATATGAAGAAAAAAATAATGGTACTACTCGGTGGCAGGGCCGCTGAAGAGATTATTTTTGGTAGGGATCATGTAACCACTGGTGCATATAGCGATTTGCAAAGAAGTACTCAGCTTATAACAAACATGATAACAGAATACGGAATGGGTGAATCCTTAGGTCTACTTACAATGGCTAAATTAAAAGAATCAGGTTTTACAAATCAAGAAGAAGTATTCTCAGAATGTAAAGATTTAATTTCGCAGTTATATGAAGAAGTTATAAACATTCTAACAAATGAAAAAGAATCTTTAAAGTCTATAACAAATTTATTAATCAAAAAAGAAACTATAAATCATGAAGATTTAATAAGTATTATTGGAAATACTAATAAGATTAGCGAGACTACTGCTATAGAAAATACTATTGCAATATAA
- a CDS encoding YtxH domain-containing protein translates to MQNKFISTITAGAIIGVAAGMMLIPNMDRNTRRRAKKTGKMVMNMAGDMYDNIKDHIL, encoded by the coding sequence ATGCAAAATAAATTTATATCAACAATTACAGCAGGTGCGATAATTGGTGTGGCCGCAGGTATGATGTTAATTCCTAATATGGACAGAAACACAAGAAGAAGAGCTAAAAAAACAGGTAAGATGGTAATGAACATGGCAGGGGACATGTATGATAATATTAAGGATCATATTTTATAA
- a CDS encoding PAS domain-containing sensor histidine kinase yields the protein MGNFENLSIEQRYKIIFDENQKLKKQNQKIEEQNTQLLDIIENLSEGVMFANNKGDFINVNQEAKRLIYKSDIGINIADAFKNIEVFDMFGNQVPYKDFPSVRALRGEKSKNVKIFVCHPNKEYYAEISSTPIYNANGDLTMIVSCFHDITETINQSKKIEEQKKELEAIIENIADSIAIFDDKGKYILVNRASRELFLASYKSLDNISDGYNPSEFYDAYGEKIDARNIPANRVMRGEEFKNMRMIVKSPSKTLQIDVNGTPIYDSNGKFILGVLCSRDMTDYFKHEEIIRGRYEFLNRMVNTFDLPVARLSYKDFKIVDINRKAFAIIELINSSVKSINQIKGCKIEDLFENFKKSEYYKCLDEVLKDKKIKYLNKKALTLNGNQVYFNIICEPVFEVNGKIREILILIIDVTPEIKSNIVMEKALKVQGEFLVNISHELKTPLNVIFATAQLFSMYCNSGSLDDKKDSIIKYIASIKQNSYRLSKIINNIVDLSKIEAGFYKLNLSNNNIVEIVEEIVVSLTNLTESKGLNIVFDTDLEENIIACDIEKIERIVLNLISNAIKFSDRGDEILVYVKNENKFVEISVKDNGIGIENEHLDMIFDRFRQVDKSLSRNAEGTGIGLSLVKSIVELHGGNIYVESEFGKGSKFTVRLPKEKVLYENMIYSSNVRGHDENIKIELSDVYS from the coding sequence TTGGGAAATTTCGAAAACTTAAGTATTGAGCAGCGTTATAAGATTATCTTCGATGAAAACCAGAAGCTTAAGAAGCAAAATCAGAAGATAGAGGAGCAAAATACTCAGTTACTTGACATTATTGAAAATTTATCTGAGGGAGTAATGTTTGCTAATAATAAGGGCGATTTTATAAATGTGAATCAGGAAGCAAAGAGACTTATTTATAAATCAGATATAGGGATTAATATAGCGGATGCGTTTAAGAATATTGAAGTGTTCGATATGTTTGGCAATCAGGTGCCTTATAAAGATTTTCCATCAGTTAGAGCATTAAGAGGTGAAAAATCAAAGAATGTTAAGATTTTTGTATGCCACCCTAATAAAGAATACTATGCAGAAATTAGTTCAACTCCTATTTATAATGCAAATGGTGATTTAACTATGATAGTATCTTGTTTTCACGATATTACAGAAACAATAAATCAATCAAAAAAAATAGAAGAGCAGAAAAAGGAATTAGAAGCTATAATAGAAAATATAGCTGACTCTATTGCTATTTTTGATGATAAAGGAAAATACATATTAGTGAATAGAGCATCAAGGGAATTGTTCCTTGCCTCTTATAAGAGTTTGGACAATATAAGTGATGGGTATAATCCTTCTGAGTTTTATGATGCTTATGGGGAGAAAATTGATGCCCGAAATATTCCAGCAAATAGAGTTATGAGGGGCGAAGAATTTAAAAACATGAGAATGATAGTTAAGTCCCCGAGTAAAACATTACAAATAGATGTTAATGGTACACCTATTTATGATAGCAATGGAAAATTTATCTTAGGAGTTCTTTGTAGTAGAGATATGACAGACTATTTTAAGCACGAAGAAATTATAAGGGGCCGATATGAATTTTTAAATAGAATGGTGAATACGTTTGATTTACCTGTCGCTCGATTATCATATAAAGATTTTAAAATTGTGGATATTAATAGAAAAGCTTTTGCTATTATTGAATTGATTAATTCCAGTGTTAAATCAATTAACCAAATAAAGGGTTGTAAAATAGAAGATTTGTTTGAAAACTTTAAAAAGAGTGAATACTATAAGTGTTTAGATGAAGTTTTGAAGGATAAGAAAATTAAATATTTAAATAAAAAAGCTTTAACCTTAAATGGAAACCAAGTATACTTTAATATTATATGCGAACCAGTATTCGAAGTTAATGGGAAGATCCGTGAAATATTAATTCTAATAATAGATGTTACTCCTGAAATCAAATCTAATATAGTTATGGAAAAAGCATTAAAAGTACAGGGAGAATTCCTTGTTAATATATCGCATGAACTTAAAACACCATTAAATGTTATATTTGCAACGGCTCAGTTATTCAGTATGTATTGTAATAGTGGCTCGCTTGATGATAAAAAGGATTCCATTATTAAATATATAGCATCAATTAAGCAAAATTCTTATAGATTATCTAAAATTATTAATAATATAGTTGATTTATCAAAAATAGAAGCAGGGTTTTATAAACTTAATTTATCTAATAATAATATAGTTGAAATTGTAGAAGAAATTGTGGTATCTTTAACTAATCTGACTGAGAGTAAGGGATTAAACATTGTTTTTGACACGGACCTTGAGGAAAATATTATTGCTTGTGATATAGAAAAAATAGAGAGAATCGTCTTAAATCTTATATCAAATGCTATTAAATTTTCAGATAGAGGTGATGAAATACTTGTCTATGTTAAGAATGAAAATAAATTTGTTGAAATATCAGTTAAAGATAATGGTATTGGTATTGAGAATGAGCATTTGGATATGATATTTGACAGGTTTAGACAGGTAGATAAATCGTTATCAAGAAATGCAGAGGGTACGGGTATTGGCCTTAGTTTAGTTAAGTCGATTGTTGAATTACATGGTGGTAATATATATGTTGAAAGTGAATTTGGGAAGGGAAGCAAGTTTACAGTAAGACTTCCGAAGGAGAAGGTACTTTATGAAAATATGATCTATAGTAGTAATGTGAGAGGTCATGATGAAAATATAAAAATAGAACTGTCTGATGTTTATTCATAA
- a CDS encoding DUF6762 family protein encodes MQFSSLVLMEVDKETNQFVREIGSYETSQGAEFVTKLNYCGDLINLTFDTHDDVEEWQFSAIYDCFNEDVFRSKGYIIEPIDDEYNPTWLVKFKYSDEHMVVRESLIEICELIKQELREVFIKIKGKEEEYK; translated from the coding sequence ATGCAATTTTCTTCATTGGTATTAATGGAAGTAGATAAAGAAACTAATCAATTTGTTCGTGAGATTGGAAGTTATGAAACATCGCAGGGCGCAGAGTTTGTAACAAAATTAAATTACTGCGGAGATTTAATTAATTTAACTTTTGATACGCATGATGATGTGGAAGAATGGCAGTTTTCAGCAATTTATGATTGCTTTAACGAAGATGTATTTAGGTCTAAGGGATATATTATTGAGCCTATAGATGATGAATATAACCCAACATGGCTAGTTAAATTCAAATACTCTGATGAGCATATGGTGGTTCGGGAATCATTAATTGAAATATGTGAGCTAATAAAGCAAGAACTTAGAGAAGTTTTTATAAAGATCAAAGGAAAAGAAGAAGAATACAAATAG